A genomic region of Halobacteriovorax sp. JY17 contains the following coding sequences:
- a CDS encoding polyhydroxyalkanoate synthesis regulator DNA-binding domain-containing protein produces the protein MNDVRIIKRYQNRKLYDTHQSCYVTLEEIAQIIREGHEIQVIDNKTKNDITYMTQIQLLFDQEKKSTRAGDVELLKRVIRSEEGTFTGHIRALEGTTSTETTSEPTLSENLNNFVQNTEVNSTVETPSTLN, from the coding sequence ATGAACGACGTAAGAATTATCAAGAGATACCAAAACCGTAAGCTTTATGACACACACCAAAGCTGTTACGTTACTCTAGAAGAAATCGCTCAGATCATCAGAGAAGGTCATGAGATTCAAGTAATTGATAACAAAACTAAAAATGACATCACTTACATGACTCAAATTCAACTTCTTTTTGATCAAGAAAAGAAATCGACAAGAGCTGGTGACGTTGAACTTCTTAAAAGAGTTATCAGATCAGAAGAAGGGACTTTTACAGGGCACATTAGAGCTCTTGAAGGGACAACTTCAACTGAAACTACTTCTGAGCCAACTTTAAGCGAAAACCTAAACAATTTCGTACAAAACACTGAAGTAAACTCAACTGTTGAAACACCAAGTACTTTAAACTAA
- a CDS encoding outer membrane beta-barrel protein, with the protein MKKYLKNFSKYVIPVAFLATGFSATAKPSIKKLTSDEKSKNVDSSIPASRNMNPLNKHSIGLGIGQTFLMSEFADKGEDKITWDLFYNYSASHSFDFLANFHTSKHKYLNQYTQLTGLALGIKAKTFQFDNFSPFITGGFGFYQPKVRRLINNELVTSKTKMTFGYHAGAGADLRLNDKFTIGVMGTLHNPFDVKQDLQPEVEGSYVKLMMTTFYTF; encoded by the coding sequence ATGAAAAAATATTTAAAGAATTTTTCAAAATATGTAATTCCTGTTGCTTTCTTAGCAACAGGTTTTTCAGCCACAGCAAAACCATCTATAAAGAAATTAACATCTGATGAAAAGTCTAAAAATGTAGACTCATCAATACCTGCTTCTAGGAATATGAATCCTTTAAATAAGCACAGTATAGGTCTTGGTATCGGACAAACTTTTCTCATGAGTGAGTTTGCAGACAAAGGCGAAGACAAGATTACTTGGGATCTATTCTATAATTACTCTGCTAGTCACTCTTTTGACTTTCTAGCAAACTTTCATACTTCCAAGCATAAGTATCTCAATCAATACACACAACTAACAGGTCTGGCCCTTGGAATTAAGGCAAAGACTTTTCAATTTGATAACTTCTCACCATTTATCACAGGTGGTTTTGGCTTCTATCAACCTAAAGTAAGAAGACTCATTAACAATGAGCTTGTCACTTCGAAAACAAAAATGACTTTTGGTTATCATGCTGGGGCTGGCGCTGATCTTAGACTCAATGACAAATTTACAATAGGTGTTATGGGAACTCTTCATAATCCATTTGATGTTAAGCAAGACCTTCAACCGGAAGTTGAAGGCTCTTACGTCAAATTAATGATGACGACTTTCTACACTTTCTAA
- a CDS encoding ArsA-related P-loop ATPase, whose protein sequence is MSHRLYIITGKGGVGKTSLSLSLAKKLAESGSKVLYNSFDQEDQTELCEELNIPSLHLELEKSAEIYMGKKLGSEMVASWIMKTPFFKSLFNMIPGLGHMILLGHVIDLLEDDPTLTIILDSPSSGHAMTMFESSHNFKEIFGSGLLVEDINRMHRFIYAENSLKNYIVSLPTKMALNESKEVKEHLQDLNFRNTEVIINDCLSPLLSSKEELPDFLKIKNQLETAVIEEYKEVATKKVPHSLGEDFQSVILDLSKKDIGELL, encoded by the coding sequence ATGTCGCACCGACTTTACATAATTACAGGAAAAGGCGGTGTTGGGAAAACATCACTTTCACTCTCATTAGCAAAGAAACTTGCAGAAAGTGGAAGTAAAGTTCTCTATAACAGTTTTGATCAAGAAGACCAGACAGAGCTCTGTGAAGAACTGAATATCCCCTCCCTTCACTTAGAGCTAGAAAAATCGGCCGAAATTTACATGGGCAAGAAGCTTGGATCAGAAATGGTTGCCTCATGGATCATGAAAACTCCTTTCTTCAAATCCCTTTTTAATATGATTCCAGGTCTTGGTCACATGATTCTCCTAGGCCATGTAATCGACCTACTTGAAGATGATCCTACCCTTACAATTATTCTAGACTCACCATCCAGCGGACATGCAATGACCATGTTTGAGTCCTCTCATAATTTTAAAGAAATATTTGGGTCTGGATTATTAGTCGAAGACATAAACCGAATGCATCGATTTATTTACGCTGAGAATTCACTTAAAAACTATATTGTCTCTCTTCCAACTAAAATGGCCCTTAACGAATCCAAAGAAGTAAAAGAGCACTTACAAGATTTAAACTTTAGAAATACAGAAGTCATAATCAATGACTGTCTCTCACCTCTTCTTTCAAGCAAGGAAGAGTTACCAGATTTTTTGAAAATAAAAAATCAACTTGAGACAGCTGTTATTGAAGAATATAAAGAAGTTGCCACAAAGAAGGTCCCTCACTCACTTGGAGAGGACTTTCAAAGCGTCATACTCGATTTATCAAAGAAAGATATTGGAGAACTCTTATGA
- a CDS encoding ArsA-related P-loop ATPase yields MSIPSKKVEIFCGTGGVGKTTLATSRAVSLAKDGKKVLLITIDPAKRLKQLLGLDNQDSGNITPVSTKTFFPDEEESSDLYALLLSPAKTLERIGTAEGLTKDLDNRILKVLTKPYGGMNEIMAVIEVQFHLSHSDYDTVILDTPPGKHFIDFLQATRKIEQFFDKSFVEIFKFLGKKVGQKSAPKKLFSKIVSTGIKKLLSYLEKVTGSDFVDLFVDAIGFLYQTKDHFTSAIEFQKELGKKDFSNWFLVTSAEHHKVGEALHLLQGAGEFMHDDNFLCVNKCHKPFLDNWHPHDTELELLKSTMLTKENELKTFAGKNFHRVLEFSEILSSKPCEHVTNLAQGWNLLRS; encoded by the coding sequence ATGAGTATTCCAAGTAAGAAAGTAGAAATTTTCTGTGGTACTGGAGGGGTTGGTAAAACCACTCTTGCAACTTCTAGAGCTGTCTCTCTTGCTAAAGATGGAAAGAAGGTTCTGCTCATTACAATTGATCCGGCTAAAAGATTGAAACAGCTTCTAGGCCTTGATAATCAAGACTCTGGTAATATTACTCCCGTTTCAACTAAGACTTTCTTTCCAGACGAAGAGGAATCAAGCGACCTCTACGCGTTATTACTTTCTCCTGCAAAAACTCTTGAACGAATAGGTACTGCAGAGGGACTTACAAAAGATCTAGATAATAGGATTTTAAAAGTTCTCACAAAGCCTTACGGTGGAATGAATGAGATCATGGCCGTTATAGAAGTACAGTTTCACCTAAGCCATAGTGACTACGATACAGTTATCTTAGATACTCCTCCAGGAAAACACTTTATTGACTTCTTGCAGGCGACACGAAAAATTGAACAATTCTTTGATAAGAGTTTCGTAGAAATCTTCAAATTTCTTGGAAAGAAAGTAGGACAAAAAAGTGCTCCTAAGAAATTATTTTCTAAAATTGTTTCTACCGGAATAAAGAAGCTCTTAAGTTATCTTGAAAAGGTTACTGGTTCAGACTTTGTAGATCTCTTTGTCGATGCAATTGGGTTTCTCTATCAAACAAAAGATCACTTTACGTCGGCAATTGAATTTCAAAAAGAACTGGGAAAGAAGGATTTCTCCAACTGGTTCTTGGTGACGTCCGCAGAGCATCATAAAGTAGGAGAAGCTCTTCACCTCCTCCAAGGGGCAGGTGAATTTATGCACGATGATAACTTTCTATGTGTCAACAAGTGTCACAAACCCTTCTTAGACAATTGGCATCCTCATGATACAGAGCTAGAATTACTGAAATCAACTATGCTCACTAAAGAAAATGAGTTAAAAACATTTGCAGGTAAAAACTTTCACAGAGTCCTTGAGTTCTCAGAGATACTCTCTTCAAAACCCTGTGAACATGTTACAAATTTAGCACAAGGTTGGAATCTACTTCGGTCTTAG
- a CDS encoding glutamate--cysteine ligase, giving the protein MSFKINTKSEFEKFVSENWNEINSYIDTKFEKKTTPIYSSVDIRESKDKIAPVDHNMYPAGFNNLCSLDLDYATEVFGSAISEVGKEVKRVGIIPESHTKNLFYLDHLAMLGKVISDAGYEVTFLSFDNNLFQEGGELNLISHSQFDLQILKAEIKDGKVFSNGIEQEFVILNNDQSDPIDIDWKSVTTPINPTPLIGWFARQKNKHFSFYDQTVKDFSAHFEINPNILQAKFRTVENVDFSSKDGLEQLGQAVDDLKSELPEDKKIFVKASQGTYGMGISVVSSGEEIITMNRKARNKMDVGKNKIKFTSLLVQEGVDTILQYDDMPAEVAIYLVAGKSVGGFMRANSEKKADGNLNSRGMVFRKFCISEIRQNQDHKAKEAMYTVIARLATLASTDEIKEVLN; this is encoded by the coding sequence ATGTCATTTAAAATTAATACTAAAAGCGAATTTGAAAAATTTGTATCTGAAAACTGGAACGAAATTAATTCCTATATTGATACTAAGTTTGAAAAGAAAACGACTCCAATATATTCAAGCGTTGATATCAGAGAGAGCAAAGATAAAATAGCCCCAGTTGATCACAATATGTATCCTGCTGGGTTCAACAATCTCTGTTCACTCGACCTAGATTACGCGACGGAAGTTTTTGGTTCCGCAATCTCGGAAGTTGGCAAAGAAGTAAAGAGAGTTGGAATTATTCCAGAATCTCACACTAAGAATCTCTTCTACCTAGACCACCTAGCAATGCTAGGAAAAGTTATCAGCGATGCCGGGTATGAAGTGACTTTTCTAAGCTTTGACAATAACCTCTTTCAAGAAGGTGGCGAACTCAACTTAATTTCTCATTCACAATTCGATCTACAAATTCTTAAAGCAGAAATTAAAGATGGAAAAGTATTCTCAAATGGAATAGAGCAAGAATTCGTTATTTTAAATAATGACCAATCTGACCCTATTGATATTGATTGGAAGTCCGTCACTACACCTATCAATCCGACTCCTCTTATTGGTTGGTTTGCGAGACAGAAAAACAAGCATTTCTCTTTCTATGATCAAACAGTAAAGGATTTTTCAGCTCACTTTGAAATCAATCCTAATATTCTTCAGGCAAAGTTTAGAACAGTTGAAAATGTCGACTTTTCCTCTAAAGATGGATTAGAGCAATTAGGTCAGGCTGTTGACGATTTAAAGAGCGAACTACCAGAAGATAAGAAGATTTTCGTGAAGGCCTCTCAAGGAACTTACGGTATGGGTATCAGTGTCGTTTCTTCAGGAGAAGAAATCATTACAATGAATAGAAAAGCTCGAAATAAAATGGATGTAGGGAAGAATAAGATTAAGTTCACATCTCTTCTAGTCCAAGAAGGTGTAGATACAATTCTTCAATACGATGATATGCCCGCAGAGGTTGCGATTTACCTTGTTGCAGGAAAGAGTGTCGGTGGATTTATGAGAGCTAATAGCGAAAAGAAAGCCGATGGTAATTTAAATAGTCGCGGAATGGTTTTTAGAAAGTTCTGTATTAGTGAAATTAGACAGAATCAAGATCACAAAGCAAAAGAAGCTATGTATACGGTGATTGCAAGACTTGCAACGCTGGCGAGTACAGATGAAATAAAAGAAGTATTAAATTAA